One region of Bosea sp. 29B genomic DNA includes:
- a CDS encoding alpha/beta hydrolase, translating into MTSFIRLGRRAFLATGSAFLSACSPLGLIDALTPADAGGRLAASGIAYGPDERHRLDIYVPERGAGQAPVMVFLYGGGWNSGERADYGFVGRAFAALGFVTVIPDYRLVPQVRFPAFVEDGALALRWVRDQIASYGGNASGIALSGHSAGAYNAMMLVLDRRFLARVGLRPGFIRGVAGLAGPYDFLPLDDPRSIAAFGEFPRLTETQPVAFASALAPRVFLATGDEDETVRPRNSVSLAQKLRTAGATVELRTYPGLGHAGILLALNAGFRDRAPVLADMVRFARAQAPLATTP; encoded by the coding sequence ATGACCTCTTTCATCCGGCTCGGCCGCCGAGCCTTCCTCGCCACCGGCTCGGCATTCCTGTCGGCCTGCTCGCCGCTCGGATTGATCGATGCGCTGACCCCGGCCGACGCCGGCGGCCGCCTGGCTGCGAGCGGCATCGCCTACGGCCCGGACGAGCGCCACAGGCTCGATATCTACGTGCCGGAGCGAGGCGCGGGCCAAGCGCCGGTCATGGTCTTCCTCTATGGCGGCGGCTGGAACAGCGGCGAGCGCGCCGATTATGGCTTTGTCGGCCGCGCCTTCGCGGCGTTGGGTTTCGTCACCGTCATTCCCGATTATCGCCTCGTGCCGCAGGTGCGCTTCCCCGCCTTCGTCGAGGACGGTGCGCTGGCCCTGCGCTGGGTCCGCGACCAGATCGCATCCTATGGCGGAAATGCCAGCGGCATCGCGCTGAGCGGTCATTCCGCCGGCGCCTACAACGCGATGATGCTGGTGCTCGACCGCCGCTTCCTTGCCCGCGTCGGGTTACGCCCGGGCTTCATTCGCGGCGTCGCCGGACTCGCCGGCCCGTACGATTTCCTGCCGCTCGACGACCCCCGCAGCATCGCCGCCTTCGGCGAGTTCCCGCGTCTCACCGAGACACAACCGGTCGCCTTTGCCAGCGCCCTTGCGCCACGCGTCTTCCTTGCCACCGGTGATGAGGACGAAACGGTCCGGCCGCGCAACAGCGTCTCACTCGCACAGAAGCTCCGCACGGCGGGGGCAACAGTCGAACTCAGGACCTATCCCGGCCTCGGCCATGCCGGCATTCTGCTCGCGCTCAACGCCGGGTTCCGCGACCGCGCCCCGGTCCTTGCCGATATGGTGCGCTTCGCCCGCGCTCAGGCGCCCTTGGCCACGACGCCATAG
- a CDS encoding DMT family transporter, which produces MPLPVEPAPAEPPQRPAPRRDNSLRGIGLMLLGSVFLSAADVASKYLTATTPAIQVVWLRYAAFALIMLAVAAPGGFKQLKPRRASMQILRGVAVTVSSILFVSSLRYLPIADATATSFVSPLFVTALSIPILGEKIGWRRWTATAVGLIGVLIVVRPGGSDFQAASILPVLSAVTWAFALIVTRMMSATENPVTTLAWSAVVGCIVLSALQPLTWQPLSAQALLVGLFIGVSSTVGHWFVIQAFRHADASLLAPFSYVQLLWASAFGFILFSVLPDAVTWFGSAIIIASGLYTAHRERIRARKVTGR; this is translated from the coding sequence GTGCCTCTGCCGGTCGAACCAGCCCCGGCCGAGCCGCCGCAACGTCCCGCGCCGCGACGTGACAACAGCCTGCGCGGCATCGGCCTGATGCTGCTCGGCAGCGTCTTCCTCTCGGCCGCCGACGTCGCCTCGAAATACCTGACAGCCACGACGCCGGCCATCCAGGTCGTCTGGCTGCGCTATGCCGCCTTCGCCCTGATCATGCTGGCCGTCGCCGCTCCTGGCGGCTTCAAGCAGCTGAAGCCGCGGCGCGCGAGCATGCAGATCCTGCGTGGCGTCGCCGTCACCGTCTCCTCGATCCTCTTCGTCTCGTCGCTGAGATACCTGCCGATCGCCGACGCGACCGCGACGAGCTTCGTCTCGCCGCTCTTCGTCACCGCCTTGTCGATCCCGATCCTCGGCGAAAAGATCGGCTGGCGGCGCTGGACCGCGACCGCCGTCGGCCTGATCGGCGTGCTGATCGTCGTCCGTCCCGGCGGCAGCGATTTCCAGGCAGCCTCGATATTGCCGGTGCTCTCGGCCGTGACCTGGGCCTTCGCGCTGATCGTCACCCGGATGATGAGCGCGACCGAGAACCCGGTGACGACGCTCGCCTGGTCGGCTGTCGTCGGCTGCATCGTGCTCTCGGCGCTCCAGCCCCTGACCTGGCAGCCCCTGTCGGCACAGGCGCTGCTGGTCGGCCTGTTCATCGGTGTCTCCTCGACCGTCGGCCACTGGTTCGTGATCCAGGCCTTCCGGCATGCCGACGCTTCGCTGCTGGCGCCATTCTCCTATGTCCAGCTGCTCTGGGCTTCCGCCTTCGGCTTCATTCTGTTCTCGGTGCTGCCCGACGCCGTCACCTGGTTCGGCTCGGCGATCATCATCGCGTCAGGCCTCTACACCGCCCATCGCGAACGCATCAGGGCCCGCAAAGTCACCGGGCGATAG
- a CDS encoding TetR/AcrR family transcriptional regulator, whose protein sequence is MSATLEPRHVKAISRNRRVAGADPEKRHQILEGAHAVFTARGFDAASMNDIASAANVSKGTLYVYFEDKEHLFVALIEREREKQKQGMYAALAEEPDLNLALMNFGSGLVRLLTGPFAMSAHRIVLGVAERMPDLGREFYERGPMQGAQQLAAFLARRVEQGELAIENTALAAAQFVDLSQSTLMRPRLFNAERMPPSEDEIAYVVGEAVATFMARYGVVAKGA, encoded by the coding sequence ATGAGCGCGACGCTCGAGCCGCGACATGTCAAGGCGATCTCCCGTAACCGGCGGGTCGCCGGTGCTGATCCCGAGAAGCGCCACCAGATCCTCGAAGGGGCGCATGCCGTGTTCACGGCACGCGGTTTCGACGCGGCCAGCATGAACGACATCGCTTCGGCTGCGAATGTCTCCAAGGGCACGCTCTATGTCTATTTCGAGGACAAGGAGCATCTCTTCGTCGCGCTGATCGAGCGCGAGCGTGAGAAGCAGAAGCAGGGCATGTATGCCGCCCTGGCTGAAGAGCCTGACCTCAATCTGGCGCTGATGAATTTCGGCAGTGGACTGGTGCGCCTGCTGACCGGTCCCTTTGCGATGAGCGCCCACCGCATCGTGCTCGGGGTCGCCGAGCGCATGCCCGATCTCGGCCGTGAGTTCTACGAGCGCGGCCCGATGCAGGGCGCGCAGCAGCTCGCCGCCTTCCTCGCCCGCCGCGTCGAGCAGGGCGAGTTGGCGATCGAGAACACGGCCCTGGCGGCGGCGCAGTTCGTCGACCTCTCGCAGTCGACCCTGATGCGGCCACGCCTGTTCAATGCCGAGCGCATGCCGCCGAGCGAAGACGAGATCGCTTACGTCGTCGGCGAGGCGGTGGCGACCTTCATGGCGCGCTATGGCGTCGTGGCCAAGGGCGCCTGA
- the irrA gene encoding iron response transcriptional regulator IrrA, whose product MSILSLKDGIPARTQAEQIPWPQKAPAACPISAVKARLRSVGLRPTRQRMALGWLLFAKGDRHVSAEMLYEEALRAREPLSLATVYNTLRQFSEAGLLRQVSVSGPKTFFDTNVSEHHHFYNEDDETVVDIPGSEIHVSGLPVAPEGMMISSVEVIVRLRRADGEETVTKVAGGHRA is encoded by the coding sequence ATGAGCATTCTGTCCCTCAAGGATGGCATCCCGGCGCGGACCCAGGCGGAGCAGATCCCCTGGCCCCAGAAGGCCCCGGCTGCCTGCCCGATCAGCGCGGTCAAGGCACGCCTGCGCAGCGTCGGCCTGCGTCCGACCCGCCAGCGCATGGCGCTGGGCTGGCTGCTCTTCGCCAAGGGCGACCGCCATGTCAGCGCCGAGATGCTCTATGAGGAGGCGCTGCGCGCCCGCGAGCCGCTCTCGCTCGCCACCGTCTACAACACGCTGCGCCAGTTCTCCGAGGCCGGCCTGCTGCGCCAGGTCTCGGTCTCCGGGCCGAAGACCTTCTTCGACACCAATGTCTCGGAGCATCACCACTTCTACAACGAGGACGACGAGACCGTCGTCGACATCCCCGGTTCCGAGATTCATGTCTCGGGCCTGCCGGTCGCGCCGGAAGGCATGATGATCTCCTCGGTCGAGGTGATCGTGCGCCTGCGTCGCGCCGATGGCGAGGAGACGGTGACGAAGGTCGCCGGGGGCCACCGGGCGTGA
- a CDS encoding DHA2 family efflux MFS transporter permease subunit: MATATTAIPAAAAPAADAIPLRRIFAFLAMVFGMFMAILDIQIVSASLAEIQAGLSASSDEIAWVQTAYLIAEVIMIPLSGYLSRALSTRVFFSIAAAGFTVASILCATSSSINEMILWRAIQGFIGGGMIPGVFAAAFTIFPASKRPIVSPLIGLIATLAPTIGPTVGGYLSHAFSWHWLFLVNVVPGIGVTIAAWTLIDFDKPDHRLLRRFDWVGLGAMAAFLGSMEYVLEEGTRLDWFESHEIVLFSFVMVIGAVLFFWRALTRDDPLVDLYAFRNRNFAFGSLFSFTMGIGLYGLTYLYPVYLGRIRGYDALMIGETMFVTGLAMFLTAPIAGRLSAKLDPRIMMMIGFGGFALGTYIASGITADWDFYELLVPQILRGCSLMLCMVPINNLALGTLPPQQLKNASGLYNLTRNLGGAVGLAVINTLLNNRTDLHITRLHEVVAAGRQIAEENLASMTQRFIEYGDAAQSMALKLLTQRAHKQALVMAFGDVFLGLTVIFGALVLLSLFMTKPPAAKPGAGGGGGH; the protein is encoded by the coding sequence ATGGCCACCGCCACGACCGCCATCCCGGCCGCCGCCGCGCCGGCTGCCGACGCCATTCCACTGCGCCGGATCTTCGCCTTCCTGGCGATGGTCTTCGGCATGTTCATGGCGATCCTCGACATCCAGATCGTCTCGGCCTCGCTCGCCGAGATCCAGGCCGGCCTGTCCGCCTCCAGCGACGAGATCGCCTGGGTCCAGACCGCCTACCTGATCGCCGAAGTCATCATGATCCCCTTGTCCGGCTATCTCAGCCGGGCGCTCTCGACCCGCGTCTTCTTCTCGATCGCAGCCGCCGGCTTCACGGTCGCGAGCATCCTCTGCGCCACCTCCAGCTCGATCAACGAGATGATCCTCTGGCGCGCGATCCAGGGCTTCATCGGTGGCGGCATGATTCCCGGCGTCTTTGCCGCGGCCTTCACCATCTTCCCGGCCTCGAAGCGGCCGATCGTCTCGCCGCTGATCGGCCTGATCGCCACGCTCGCCCCGACGATCGGGCCGACCGTCGGCGGCTATCTGAGCCATGCCTTCTCCTGGCACTGGCTCTTCCTGGTCAATGTCGTGCCCGGCATCGGCGTCACCATCGCCGCCTGGACGCTGATCGACTTCGACAAGCCCGACCACAGGCTGCTGCGCCGCTTCGACTGGGTCGGCCTCGGCGCCATGGCCGCCTTCCTCGGCAGCATGGAATACGTGCTCGAGGAGGGTACGCGGCTCGACTGGTTCGAGAGCCACGAGATCGTCCTGTTCTCCTTCGTGATGGTGATCGGTGCCGTCCTGTTCTTCTGGCGGGCGCTGACGCGCGACGATCCGCTGGTCGATCTCTACGCCTTCAGGAACCGCAACTTCGCCTTCGGCTCGCTGTTCTCCTTCACCATGGGCATCGGCCTCTACGGCCTGACCTATCTCTACCCGGTCTATCTCGGACGCATCCGCGGCTATGATGCGCTGATGATCGGCGAGACCATGTTCGTCACCGGCCTCGCCATGTTCCTGACGGCGCCGATCGCGGGGCGCCTCTCGGCCAAGCTCGACCCGCGGATCATGATGATGATCGGTTTCGGCGGCTTCGCGCTCGGCACCTACATCGCCTCTGGGATCACTGCCGATTGGGACTTCTACGAGCTCCTGGTGCCGCAGATCCTGCGCGGCTGCTCGCTGATGCTGTGCATGGTGCCGATCAACAACCTCGCCCTCGGCACCCTGCCGCCGCAGCAGCTCAAGAATGCCTCCGGTCTCTACAACCTCACCCGTAATCTCGGCGGTGCGGTCGGGCTCGCCGTCATCAACACCCTGCTCAACAACCGCACCGACCTGCACATCACCCGTCTGCACGAGGTTGTCGCCGCCGGACGCCAGATCGCCGAAGAGAACCTCGCCTCGATGACGCAGCGCTTCATCGAGTATGGCGACGCCGCCCAGTCGATGGCGCTGAAGCTGCTGACGCAGCGGGCCCACAAGCAGGCGCTGGTCATGGCCTTCGGCGACGTCTTTCTCGGCCTCACCGTGATCTTCGGCGCCCTGGTGTTGCTGTCCCTCTTCATGACCAAGCCGCCGGCGGCCAAGCCCGGAGCCGGAGGCGGTGGCGGGCATTGA
- a CDS encoding HlyD family secretion protein: MTAETTLEKRLEPRRDRLKLVDPALEQTPAPVEGRKASDDMAAPSQAAEKPARKRSGAKRVALILVAGTALTASLWYGIDWWRNGRFIVSTDDAYVGAEMATISAKLPANIATIAVTQNQEIKAGQPLVKLDDGDQRIALESAQAKSATAKATLSRIDAQIEAARASLQQAQAQQISTEAAVTRTTADFDRAHNLAAKSYGSQATLDAATAARDQAVASLASAKAGVVQAQANIEVLKAQRVEAARQIDELKVAEDKAARDLSFMSISAPIDGLVANTNMQLGDLVSAGKRLMSIVPLDKVYVDANFKETQVGPLKIGDKAKITVDALPGQAFDGTVSGIAGGTGSVFTLLPPDNATGNFTKIVQRVPVRIVLSPESAGKHILRPGMSVVVSIDPRGNVAK; encoded by the coding sequence ATGACTGCCGAAACCACCCTTGAAAAGCGCCTTGAGCCACGCCGCGACCGTTTGAAGCTGGTCGACCCGGCGCTGGAACAGACTCCCGCGCCCGTCGAAGGCCGCAAGGCGAGCGACGACATGGCCGCCCCGTCCCAGGCCGCCGAGAAACCGGCGCGCAAGCGCAGCGGCGCCAAGCGCGTCGCGCTGATCCTCGTCGCCGGCACGGCGCTTACCGCCAGCCTCTGGTATGGCATCGACTGGTGGCGCAATGGCCGCTTCATCGTCTCGACCGACGACGCCTATGTCGGCGCCGAAATGGCGACGATCTCGGCCAAGCTGCCCGCCAACATCGCCACGATCGCGGTGACGCAGAACCAGGAGATCAAGGCCGGCCAGCCGCTGGTCAAGCTCGACGATGGCGACCAGCGCATCGCGCTGGAGAGCGCCCAGGCCAAGAGCGCCACCGCCAAGGCCACGCTCTCGCGCATCGACGCGCAGATCGAGGCTGCCCGCGCCAGCCTGCAGCAGGCCCAGGCGCAGCAGATTTCGACCGAGGCCGCCGTCACCCGCACCACCGCCGATTTCGACCGCGCCCACAACCTCGCCGCCAAGTCCTATGGCTCGCAGGCGACGCTCGACGCCGCCACCGCCGCACGCGACCAGGCCGTCGCCTCGCTCGCCAGCGCCAAGGCCGGCGTCGTGCAGGCGCAGGCCAATATTGAGGTGCTGAAGGCGCAGCGCGTCGAGGCCGCCCGCCAGATCGACGAGCTCAAGGTCGCCGAGGACAAGGCGGCGCGCGACCTCTCCTTCATGTCGATCTCGGCGCCGATCGACGGCCTCGTCGCCAACACCAACATGCAGCTCGGCGACCTCGTCAGCGCCGGCAAGCGCCTGATGTCGATCGTCCCGCTCGACAAGGTCTATGTCGACGCCAACTTCAAGGAGACGCAGGTAGGCCCGCTGAAGATCGGCGACAAGGCGAAGATCACCGTCGACGCCCTGCCCGGCCAGGCTTTCGACGGCACGGTCAGCGGCATTGCCGGCGGCACCGGCTCGGTCTTCACCTTGCTGCCGCCCGACAACGCCACCGGCAACTTCACCAAGATCGTCCAGCGCGTGCCGGTCCGCATCGTCCTGTCGCCGGAATCGGCCGGCAAGCACATTCTGCGCCCGGGCATGTCGGTCGTGGTCTCGATCGACCCGCGCGGGAACGTCGCGAAGTAA